The Cyprinus carpio isolate SPL01 chromosome B17, ASM1834038v1, whole genome shotgun sequence genome has a window encoding:
- the LOC109086261 gene encoding tonsoku-like protein, with the protein MASTGNMRSVCLSHNTLCSTGFELVLKTLPMHCLTHLQLSAVCRGPSDQPAMEILTKLLTQGDCPLTHLNLAGNGLTDHNVLLLASDFS; encoded by the exons ATGGCCA GCACTGGAAATATGCGGTCAGTGTGCCTCTCCCATAATACACTGTGCTCCACTGGTTTTGAGCTTGTGTTGAAGACGTTACCGATGCACTGTCTCACGCACCTTCAGCTCTCTGCAGTCTGTAGAGGTCCATCTGACCAGCCTGCCATGGAGATCCTCACTAAACTCCTGACACAA GGTGACTGTCCACTCACGCACTTAAACCTGGCTGGAAATGGCCTCACGGACCACAATGTCCTCTTGCTCGCTAG TGACTTCAGTTGA